Proteins from one Plasmodium relictum strain SGS1 genome assembly, chromosome: 10 genomic window:
- the RAP2/3 gene encoding rhoptry-associated protein 2/3, putative: MNKLFFITLLFFLSLQKAINAYLCIQSIRNMRLENLSISHILKKSTHEHEHLGLWIHFFFSHFEHHEDLLKFLDGFSLNELDQGNRSCFKKGLTIFLLHYFANELKIASDNGNHVNRYEDMFINCRDVAVDFIEAIKIPHIISLLDTIINKDPEKITLQRIVSPMKRCIHVDNKDKPYVVMSDFDTLLNTDEDTFRRRYLSFQNRRYSNFESRSVQDFNVLGLLSLKSPYYNSDLSRYVEGVFHTFKTSRRLGLKRRSQQYDLTIYGTNSRPFGYCRKNNHYYHGSIDDLSYFFFSAMKAKMIRGHIKFLSDYKMAIKNKTYKMSGLKGFRLIKQLFSIKNFNNFIKLYIGHVSTELSFLGRDFSQLFDITLDCQVNNYMNRAGQLYYSMKQKK, from the coding sequence tgaGTCTTCAGAAAGCTATAAATGCGTACTTATGTATTCAAAGTATAAGAAATATGAGATTAGAGAATCTTTCTATATCtcatattcttaaaaaaagtaCTCATGAACATGAACATTTAGGATTGTGgattcatttctttttcagCCATTTTGAACATCATGAAgatcttttaaaatttttggaTGGATTCAGTCTAAATGAATTAGATCAAGGAAATAGGAGTTGTTTTAAAAAGGGACttactatatttttactaCACTATTTTgctaatgaattaaaaattgcTTCAGATAATGGTAATCATGTAAATCGTTATGAAGATATGTTTATTAATTGTAGGGATGTAGCTGTGGATTTTATTGAAGCTATAAAAATCCCTCACATCATTAGTCTTTTAGATACTATAATAAATAAGGATCCAGAAAAAATTACGTTGCAACGTATCGTTTCTCCTATGAAACGATGCATTCATGTagataataaagataaaccTTATGTAGTTATGAGTGATTTTGATACCTTATTAAATACAGATGAAGACACCTTTAGAAGAAGATATCTAAGTTTTCAGAATAGAAGGTATAGTAATTTTGAGTCTAGATCTGTGCAAGACTTTAATGTGCTAGGTTTATTGAGTCTTAAAAGTCCTTATTACAATTCTGATTTAAGTAGATATGTAGAAGGAGTTTTTCATACTTTTAAAACGTCTAGAAGACTTGGATTAAAAAGACGTAGTCAACAATATGATTTAACTATCTACGGAACAAATTCACGACCATTTGGTTATTGTAGGAAAAATAATCATTATTATCATGGATCTATAGAtgatttatcatatttttttttctcagcTATGAAAGCAAAGATGATTAGAGgtcatataaaatttttatctgATTATAAGATGgctataaaaaacaaaacatACAAAATGTCTGGTCTAAAAGGATTTAGACTTATAAAACAGCTTTTTAGTATAAAAaactttaataattttataaaattgtaTATTGGCCATGTTTCAACAGAACTATCTTTCTTAGGACGAGATTTTAGTCAGTTATTTGACATTACATTAGATTGTCAAGTGAATAATTATATGAATCGTGCAGGACAATTATATTATAGtatgaaacaaaaaaaataa